Sequence from the Mauremys reevesii isolate NIE-2019 unplaced genomic scaffold, ASM1616193v1 Contig103, whole genome shotgun sequence genome:
GGTTTGCATGCGTTCTGCAGGGCTCCCTTATTGGATGTATTTTTGTTCTTCTCTCCTCTTGAACAGATTTTAAAGCTGGAGTCGGGGGCAGAGTCTTGAGTCTCCCAGAatcggggggagcccagggagacCCCAGGAGTCAGGGCAACATAAGAAATCCCTGAGAGTCAGGGCAGCCAGATGCTCcatttcatcttttaaaaaaagtaaaacaaacaatatgatttttctgaaatgttaaatttcacaatttcatttctgcaggaaattttgaattttcaagTTTTTATGCCAAATCAGAatgagaacattttttttttaaaccctggaATTTTCCTGTGGAACAGAATTCCcaagttttgaccagctctccAGGTGTTGCATGGTTCTCCTTGTGCGTGTATTCTGCACATTTTTCCTGGCTCTCCTCTTGCACAGGGCTTCAGAATATTGGTACCAAATAACTGCCATCACTTCTTGCAACATCTATCCCTCAACTAACCACCTGCCTCTCCCATCATGTCTGTTCTTCCAGGGGCAATAAACCCAAGACGGAACATGGTGGCACGGAATGAGAGCAGGGTGAATGAGTTCATCCTTTCTGGCCTGAGCACCAACCACACCCTGGAGCTGGTCCTGTTCGCCTTCTTCACAGTCATCTATGTGTTGATCCTGCTGGGGAACACGCTCATTGTCTTCACCATCGCCTACGACCAATGCctgcacacccccatgtactttttcctcagcaaTCTCTCTTTCATTGACGTCTGTCACTCCTCAGTGGTGATGCCCAAGATGCTGGCTGACTTCCTAGTGGAGAGGAAGACCATCTCCTTTGGCGAATGCATTGCCCAGATGTTCTTCCTCCACCTCTTCGCCTGCACCGAGATCTTCCTCCTCACCATCATGGCCTACGACCGCTACGCAGCCATCTGCAACCCCATGCGCTATGGCACCATCATGAGCCACAAGTTCTGCCTGAAGCTGGCTGCAGCCATGTGGCTGGGTGGGCTGGTCCACTCCGtggccctgactgccctgaccctaaaCCTCCCATACTGTGGCCCCAATGCCATTGACAACTTCTTCTGCGACGTCCCATTGGTCCTCAAGCTGGCCTGCGCTGACACCTATGTCTTTGAGGTGCTCATCATCTCCAACTCGGGGCTCATCTCTGTGATCTGCTTCATGGTGCTGGTGGTCTCCTACGGCATCATCCTCGTCTCCCTGAGGAACCACTTCTCCGAGGGGCGGCACAAGGCACTCTCCACCTGCGCTGCCCACCTGACGGTGGTGACGCTTTTCCTGGGCCACTGCATTTTTATCTATCTCAGGCCGGCCAAGAGCCTGGCCGCAGACAAGGTGGTGTCAGTGTTCTTCACGGCTGTCACTCCACTGCTTAACCCCATCATCTACACCCTGAGGAACGAGGACATGCAGCAGGCACTGCGCAAACTGCAGGCGAGGCAGGTCAATTCCAGAAACAAATGACCCTGAGTCCCAAGGAATCgtttttggggcagttctctggcctgtgtcatgcaggaggccagactagatgatcacagtggtctcttctggcctttgtatctatgactctatgaataTTTATCTCTTCTCCACCACCCATCACTGTTTTATCTGGGTATCTGTCCATCTTTAGGGGTTGTCTTCACTGCCGTGATCGCTCATGGTGTAACTTGAGTATCGCCCCTAACCCAGCTCCTATACACACTCACCAATTTCTAGTTCAAGTTAAGTGGTGGCTTATAGTCAAGCTAACTGGCCCATTGGAGGATGGGGTTAGGGGGTTAAGCTTGAGTGCTGCTTACCAGAGCtaacaaaataaattatttttggtTCTCTGGCAGTATCAAAAAATTATGTAGGGCGGAAGGAGAGGGATAATTTTGGGTAGAATGAAATGTCTCCTTCAACCTGAAActgaattttttgtttcttttttttagtttttttttttaaaaaataataaaatcaaagtaaactttgaaacaaaaaaatctcaaatCAAAAAATcatatcattttatttttaaaatgtcaaaatgaaacacttttattttttcagaatatttttccCTATCAATAGACACGAATGCATGGtggagttcatggaggataggtccatcactgcCTAAGCCTGTGACTGCAAGATGCTGGGATtggacaacagaggatggatcacctaataattgccctgttctgttcattgctcctgaagcatctggcactggccactgtctgaagagaggctactgggctagatgggcctttggtctgaccgagtatggccattcttatgtttcttaTTCTTATGCGTGAAATGTTTCAATCaatccaaatctgcatttttctgcCTGTAATCACAAGAAATATTTAGCTACAGGAACTCAATACCTCATGGTACCACTGAGAGTTCACAATGCAGCAGGTCAAACATTCTCCACCTgaacattttctgtcaaaaaaggACATTTTGTTGAATTTGAAACTTTTCATGGGAACATGTCAATTTTGATGGGCGGGATGGGGGGAGAAAACATTTTGAgaaagtcaaaatatttcattctgacCTTATCGGAATGAAACCTTTTgatgtttcattttatttaaaaatctacTTCATTGTACATTATTGTATCAATCGTAAtgtacaatattttttaaaactgaaatcagAACAGAACATTTTTATTGACCTGAAAGTGGGAAAGCTTGAacttttgttgcttttctttctgatttcagaatgaaaacaaatttcaaaatgtccaGTTTTCCCGTGGCATGGAAATCCTGAGTTTTGCCCAGCTCCCCTGAGCAGGGCTTCATACAGAGCCACGTTTATATCGTTATCCCTTTTGACGTAATGGCTAGTCCAAGTTTGATGAGCTAGGGGTGTTCCGGCTGGGAGCAGAAATCGACAAAGGACTCTGGTATTTTTGCAGATGGACTCGTGTTTATTTACAAGGAGCGTACAGTCCTGCTTCTCCAGATACAGGAGAGAAGCAAAAACCAGGGAAAGCTTCTTTGCTCCAGACACCAACCTCTTTCAGCCGGCTGGTTGGCTCTCCTACTTCCTTGCTACTGTCTCTCTCTAGCCCTGTGTCCCTTTGTTGTGTTGTACCACAGACCTACAATGACAAAGCCCTTTGGTGCTCTCTGCCCACAAAGTCTAAACTGATGGGTGGGCTCAAATACCTCATTTGTTGGTTTAACTGTCTCTTAAGGCTCATCTAATCTGTTCTGACCTCAGCCTCTGGTTTAACACATCTCACTTAACAAGATGGCTAAGGATAACATCCAGCGTTGCATTACACAGTTTGGAAGGGCCATAAACGCTCCAGGTTCTGAACATAAACCCAACACTAacagacagggggtgggggaaacttCCCTCTAGGCAGTTTCCATGGCTGGTACCGGGCACTGTCAAGAGAGAAaactgggctggatgggccccAGTCTGATCTGGCCTGGCCATTCCCAAGTTGACAGGTCTAAACCCTTGATGCATGAATGAGTGAGTAACTTAATGCAGCTGGGAATCTGTGCCATTGACCCTACTGGAGCTATTGGTGATTTACACTACCTGGGGACCTGgatccccattgactccagtggaattATGGCCAGTTTGCACCAGTGTGgaatctggccccactgactccagtggagttatgTCTGACTTACACCCATTAGGGATCTGGCCCCTTATCTCTGTTTCATGCCATTGCAAAGTCTCCAGCACAAGTTTGCATCCTTCTAATCAATTCCTCTGGGTCCCGTTACAAGTTTTCAAAGGaagtccagtttggctgatgctGCCTCTGGAACGAGTTGTTCAGGAGCTAATTAAAAGTAGCAACAGGAGTGTGATGAGGCAGATGGCAGAAACAGAAGCAAAATCAGCTCTCAAGAGAGACTGCACAAGCCGGCTGGTGTAAGAAGTGACAACATTCCCAGCATGTTGCATTCGGGCTGTTCCACTCTCGAACTCTCACTGCATTCATCGATGCATCGATGGACTGGAGTGACCCCTAGGGAACTAGTAATGTCCCACCTGCCCATAAACCCGTCACCTATTCAAGCTTCTCACCCCCATGCAGACAAAACCCCCAAAACTTGGGTGGGGGGGTAAAATCTGGGAGCTGgtactcctgggttctatcttcAGCTCTGGgtgaggagtggggtctagtgggttagcgcagtggttctcaaccaggggtacaggTACCACTTGAAAGACCTCTGCATTCCCCCAGGAGGGGTTAgatgggggtacgcagaggtcttccagggggtagatcaactcatctagatattggcctagttttacaacaggatacagaaaaagcactagcaaaatcagtacaaactaaaatttcatatcaATAATGACTTGCTTATGCTGCTCTGTACACTGAAATGGAAGTCAATATTTATATTCCCACCCATTTATTGTATCATTATATGGTACAAATGAGAAAGTTGGCCATTGTTCAGTAAAAGTGTGTTGTGacgtttgtatttttatgtctggttttgtCAGCAaattgtttttaagtgaggtgaaacttgggagtacacaagacaaatcagactcctgaaaggggaagtcatctggaaaggttgagaaccactgggatgatcaggggggctgggagaccagactcctgggttctattgcgAAATATTCCACTGAGTGACCCTTGGTAAACTCAAATATCTATGGTCACATATGACTAGTTGTGAGACCCCACACACTCAGCTCTGCTGGAGGCCCTCTATCCCAaccacagccccctgcactccccccaccctccagctctgcttgtgtccctcagtcccaacccataGTCCCCTGCTAggccagtcctgggctccccccatgcTCTATTGAGCAGACCCTGATTGTGTGACAGATTCCAAAGTAAATTCTCTTCTAACTGCTGGTGAAATTTGGTGGGGAGCAGAGGATGCGCGGATGAGAATTCCACAGCTGGAGTTTCCTGGCACTCCTGACTCCCCAGAACATTAACGAATAAGTAACTTTAATCACGCGAGCTTGGGCCTTTGGATCAGTTAAGCCCGGGGATAATATCAGCTGATAGCCCGTGTTCAGTGCATCGGACTCTGTGTCCATCTGGGACCCAGGAGagctttccttcccttcctgctttGTTGTTACATTCCCTTGGACTTGCAGCAGCTCAGCTTTATTGTTTGTTGGGAaagaaaaaatgtgtttgtttgtgtatttgtgtgtgtgtgtgtgtttgtgtgtcttcCAATCCATCCCTTTGGACCTCATTTCCCCATGCACTGGTCCATTCCTACCTTGGAGGGTTCTCCTCCCTCAGGACCCCATCTGTCTGAACATTACCCTATTTCCCCCTGGAGAAAATCTGTCTctccctcagtttcctcatggCCCCCTTCACCTCCTGGTTCCTTAGGGTGTAGATCACCGGGTTGAGCACCGGGGTCACCATCGTGTAAAAAACTGACACGACCTTGTCCAGTGAGAAGCTGGTGGCAGGGCGGGTGTAGATGAAGATGCATGGCCCAAAGAACAACGCCACCACCGCCAAGTGGGAACCACAGGTGGAGAGCGCTTTGCGCCGCCCTTCAACGCTCTGGCTCTGCAGAGAGACTAGGATCACCAGGTAGGAGGCTAGCAGGGCCAGGAAGCAGGTGAGAGAGATCATGCCGCTGTTAGAGACGATCAGCACCCCTGTCAGATAGGTGTCGGTGCAGGCCAGCTTGATGACAGGTGGCACGTCGCAGAAGAAGCTATCGATGACGTTGGGGCCACAGTAGGGCAGCCGGACGGTGAGCACGGTCTGCACCAGGGAGTGGACGGTGGCTCCAGACCACAGGGCCCCCACCAGCCAGGTGCACGCTCGCAGGCTCATGAGCATGGGGTACTGAAGCGGATGACAGATGGCCATGTAGCGGTCGTAGGCCATGACGGTCAGGAGGAAGATCTCGGCGCAGGCACAGAGGTGGAGGAAGAAAAGTTGGGCCATGCAGCCCCCAAAGGAGATGGTCTTCTCCGCAGAGAGGAGATCAGCCAGCATCTTGGGGGCCGTGACTGAAGCGTGGCAGATGTCGATGAAGGAGAGGTTCcccaggaaaaagtacatgggggtgtggaggcGCCGGTCATTGACCACCGTCACCATGATGAGGCCGTTCCCCGCCAGGATCAGCAGGTAAATGATGGAGAAGAGGGCAAAGAGggccagctgcagctcccaggtctCGGTGAGGCCAAGCAATACAAAGTGTGTCACCATGGTGACATTCTCCCCATCCATGCAGCAAGCTCTGCGGCGGAGGCCCACGCACTGCACCAGGCAGGGAATCACGGGGATGCCAAGCGGAGCTCTTCGCTGGGATCTGGGGGCAAGAAGTTCAGGGCCTGGGGATAGGAAAGGTTCAAAGCCAGCTAAGGGATTTGGACACTTAAAATGAGTGGATAGCGGGCATCCGCTTCCCTGAGGGGGCTTTGAAACACTCACTCTACAGGcgggttttttaaaaagagagtgcccaattcccattgacttttacTCTCTTGGGCTCCCTTGGAAATCCCAGCCTGTGTgtggaggagaaagaaagaaagaaaccattAGCCACGTGAAACTGTCATGAACATGATGTCAGGTTAATAGCGAGGATCTCTACGCACAGTTCTTATACCCAACAACCGAGTCCATGCACAAGACAACCAATAAATCATTGTACACAAGCCATTCCCACAGACACGCACACCTCTACCCGCCACACCAAGGGCTCAGAAGAGAGCCTCAATGTCAGTGTCTTCCCACCTtacaaagagagagaaggggaagtgcTGGGTCTATTCAGCTTGctcaagagaaggttaagaggtttctagattcacagattccaaggccagaaggaaccactgtaaTTATCTcacctgacctcctgtgtaacccatgccacagaacttccccaaaataattattttagaaaaacatccattctcaattttaaaattgccactgatggagaatctaccatgatccttggtaaattgttccaatggctaatcacCGTCATTGTTCAAAATGGAGCCTTATTTctgatctgaatttgtctagcttcaacgtctagccattggatcatgttagatgTTCCTCTgctgaaaagcccattattaaacagttcttccccatataggtacttacagaccagggatcagcaacctttggcacatggctctcCAGGGTAAACACCCTGACGGGATGggacggtgtgtttacctgccgcgtcagcaggtccagcccatcacagctcccactggccacggttcgctgctccaggccaatgggggctgagggatgTTATCACGGgctaagttgtcatgggataaaagtgaaggtcctttcatggattgagaattggttaaaagacagggaacaaagggtagtgtagatgtgcggactcacccctggagcgcctcctgctggtgactcctgggaattagcttgtatcagctctggagcgccctctgcaggccagtgatctgcctgtcctctggcccccgtgttcctccctggacccggtgcccttttatgTGGGGTGCTGCCcactggcagtaacccctttctctcagggtctcccctccctgggaaacccccacccactatccccatctcacctcagtatacagctactgctagtcattgtctagcccccatgccctggggcaggctgcagtatcagccactcatcactggcaaggagggtttggacctgctgccttggcctacccctgggctgccctctgcaacccccagtgcctattggccttatgctaggccgcagcctggggctttccaggctggagctccccagctctgctccactcaggtaccctatgtctagctccctgcagccaggcccatctccctctacaggcagagagaggctctgtctgcccctggcttctctgcctttatagggccagctgagtccgtttggggcatggccccagctgcagccacttcccccaatcagcccagcctaaaagttgctttctccagccacagctccctcctagggctgtttttaacccttcagggcaggagcaggggtccaccccgctacaggtaggaattaatggtaaattctcagaatggagaggggtaactagtggtgttccccaagggtcagtcctaggaccaatcctattcaatttattcataaatgatctggagaaaggggtaaacagtgaggtggcaaagtttgcagatgatactaaactgctcaagatagttaagaccaaagcagactgtgaagaacttcagaaagatctcacaaaactaagtgattgggcaacaaaatggcaaatgaaatatattgtggataaatgtaaagtaatgcacattggaaaaaataaccccaactatatataccaggcctgcacaacatacggcctgcgggccacatgcggcccgcggagcctcactgtgcggcccaccGGGGGATTCTAAGTCCCCCCACACACgccgctctgcgggcagcccagagcctttgaaTTCAAGCggcggcagggaatcaaagggctctgggctgcctgcaggagcagggagcccagagccctttaaatctcagcgggggccgggattcaaagggctctgcgctgcccgctgcggcggggagcccagagctctttaaatcccagccgtggccaggaatcagagggctctgggctgccagcagccacggggagcccagaaccttttaaatcccagctgcggccgggaatcagaggactctgggccaggggcggcaggttatatgggctcgaggtgcttaagcaccaggaatattcaaggctgagggctctgctccaccaatatttggagctgggtttctcccctgcccccaccttggagcttccctgcctgaaagaaaacagccagtgcctctctcctttgtttgtgctgcttctgcctaaggctatagagatcagcggccggcagcctcttggagcaccgggggaggggaagaggtgtttgtgcctcagtgtcccctatgcagttcttaagtatctaggtggtggatcagagtgtgtgattgctacagagcaaggggcc
This genomic interval carries:
- the LOC120392580 gene encoding olfactory receptor 1509-like, with amino-acid sequence MDGENVTMVTHFVLLGLTETWELQLALFALFSIIYLLILAGNGLIMVTVVNDRRLHTPMYFFLGNLSFIDICHASVTAPKMLADLLSAEKTISFGGCMAQLFFLHLCACAEIFLLTVMAYDRYMAICHPLQYPMLMSLRACTWLVGALWSGATVHSLVQTVLTVRLPYCGPNVIDSFFCDVPPVIKLACTDTYLTGVLIVSNSGMISLTCFLALLASYLVILVSLQSQSVEGRRKALSTCGSHLAVVALFFGPCIFIYTRPATSFSLDKVVSVFYTMVTPVLNPVIYTLRNQEVKGAMRKLRERQIFSRGK
- the LOC120392581 gene encoding olfactory receptor 4E1-like produces the protein MVARNESRVNEFILSGLSTNHTLELVLFAFFTVIYVLILLGNTLIVFTIAYDQCLHTPMYFFLSNLSFIDVCHSSVVMPKMLADFLVERKTISFGECIAQMFFLHLFACTEIFLLTIMAYDRYAAICNPMRYGTIMSHKFCLKLAAAMWLGGLVHSVALTALTLNLPYCGPNAIDNFFCDVPLVLKLACADTYVFEVLIISNSGLISVICFMVLVVSYGIILVSLRNHFSEGRHKALSTCAAHLTVVTLFLGHCIFIYLRPAKSLAADKVVSVFFTAVTPLLNPIIYTLRNEDMQQALRKLQARQVNSRNK